CCGTCGAGCTCGACGAAGCCCTCGGCGCGGGCATCCCGGCGCTCGGCATCGTCAACGACGTCCTCCTCGAGGGCATGAAGGTCGTGGGCGAGCGCTTCGGCGCCGGCGAGATGCAGCTGCCGTTCGTGCTCCAGTCCGCCGAGACGATGAAGGCCGCCGTCGCCCACCTCGAACCGCACATGGAGAAGGTCGAGGGTGAGGGCTCGGGCAAGGGCCGCATCGTGCTCGCCACCGTCGCCGGCGACGTGCACGACATCGGCAAGAACCTCGTCGACATCATCCTCACGAACAACGGCTACGAGGTGCACAACCTCGGCATCAAGGTCTCGATCGGCGACATGGTGGCCACCGCGCAGCAGATCCAGGCCGACGCCATCGGCATGAGCGGTCTGCTCGTGAAGAGCACGCTCATCATGCGCGACAACCTCGAGGAGCTGAACGAGCGCGGGCTGTCGGACATCCCCGTCCTGCTCGGCGGTGCCGCCCTCACCCGCACCTACGTCGAGCGCGACCTGCGCGACATCTACGACGGTCGGCTCTTCTACGGCAAGGACGCCTTCGAGGGCCTCCGGGTCATGGACCGGCTCGGCGAGATCCGCCGGGGCGACGACGACCCGGACTTCGGCCGGGTGCTCGGCGGGCGCAACATCCCGGCCCGCACCAAGGTCGAGGTCGACCCTGCGACGATCCCGGCCCGCTCCCCCGAGGCCCAGCTCGACAACCCGGTGTTCACGCCGCCGTTCACCGGCTCACAGGTCGTCAAGGGCATCGCGCTCGACGACATCGCCGAGTACGTGAACGAGACCGCCCTCTTCCGCAACCAGTGGCAGTTCCGGCCGGAGTCCGGCGAGAACGACGACGAGTTCAAGGCTCGCATCCGGCCCACGTTCCGGGCGCTGCTCGCCGAGGCCAAGGCCGAGGGCATCCTCGTGCCCCAGGTCGTCTACGGGTACTTCCCGGCCAACAGCGACGGCAACGAGATCGTGATCTGGACCGACGAGAGCCGCACGGTCGAGCGCACCCGCTTTGCCTACCCGCGCCAGCAGGTCGAGCCCTGGCTGTGCATCGCCGACTTCGTGCGCCCGATCGGGTCCGAGGACCCCGACCACGTGGCGTTCCACATCGTCACGATGGGGGCCACGGTGTCCGAGCGCACCGCCGAGCTGTTCGCCGCCGACAAGTACCAGGACTACCTCTTCCTGCACGGCCTCGGCGTCGAGATGGCCGAGGCGCTCGCCGAGATGTGGCACCGGCGCATCCGCGAGGAGTGGGGCTTCGCCGACGAGGACGGGCCCACGCTGCAGGGGCTGTTCCGCCAGCAGTACCGCGGCGGCCGCTACTCGTGGGGTTACCCCGCGTGCCCCGAGCTGGAGGACAACGCCCGGGTGGCCGAGCTGCTCGACGCCGAGCGCATCGGCGTCGAGGTGAGCGCCGAGACCGGCTTCCAGTACCAGCCGGAGCAGACCACCTCGGCGATCATCCTCCACCACCCCCGCGCCAAGTACTTCGTCGCCCGGTAGGGCGAGCAGAGGGTGAGCGCCCGCTAGGGCGAGCAGAGGCGCAGCGCCCGCGAGGGCGAGCCGAAGATGGCTGGATCAGCGGGCGCCGCGGGCGGCGAGCACGCTCGGGATCGTGCGGAGCACGATGCCGATGTCGACGAGCAGCGACCAGTTGTCGACGTAGTAGAGGTCGAGCCGCGTGTACTCGTCGAAGCCGGTGTCGCTGCGGCCCGAGACCTGCCACATGCCGGTGATTCCGGGGCGGACCCGCAGCCGGTTGAACAGCTCCGGCGACCAGTCCTGCGCCTCGTTCGCCAGCGCCGGTCGCGGCCCGACCAGGCTCATCTCGCCCCGGATGACGTTCCAGAGCTGGGGCAGCTCGTCGATGGAGGTGCGGCGGATGAACCGACCGATCCGGGTGACCCGCGGGTCGTCGGTCATCTTGAACAGCGGCCCGTCCGCCTCGTTGCTCTCCCGCAGGTCGATGAGCCGCGCCTCGGCGTCGGGGACCATCGAGCGGAACTTGAGCACTTCGAAGAACTCGCCGCCGCGACCCAGCCGCCGCTGCCGGAACAGCACCGGACCCGGCGAGGTGATCTTCACCAGCGCGGCGACCACGGCCATGGGGACGGCGAGGAGGACGAGCGCGGTCGAGGCGACCACGACGTCGAAGCACCGCTTGGCGATCGGGCGCCAGCCGTAGGGCAGCACCGGCTCGATGTAGAGGACCGGGTAGCGGCCGAGCGGGCGGACGCTGATCCGGCTGGTCTCGACGTCGGAGAGGGCCGAGGTGAGCTCGACGTGGAGGCCGGCGTGGGTGAGGACCCGGATCAGCCGGTTCGAGGTCCGCAGGTCCATGGCCGTCGCGGTGACGACGACGCCGGTGGCGCTGTTCTCCCGCACGGCGTTGACGGTACGGGCGACGAGGTCGAGCGGCTGGCTCGGGTCCTCCGGAGCGCCGTGGACCTCGCCGTCGACGACCGCCAGGACCTCGTAGCCGAGGCTCCGGTCGGCCTCGAGCATGGCGACGACGGCGGCGGCCTCACCGTTGTTGCCGACGACGACGACCCGGCGCGTCGACCGGCCGGTCACCCGGCGGCGGCGGAAGAACTGGCGCACGACCTCGCGCTCGAACCACAGCGCGGGGATCGAGATGACGAGCGCCACGACGACCCAGGTACGGCTGACCGGCACCTTCAGGAGGAAGGCGATCATGACCATGCCGACGACGGTGAGGAGCAGGCCGTCGGCGAGGCGGCGGAACTCGTCGGAGCGGCGGGTGACGAAGCGGGCCTGGTAGAGCCGCCGGCTGGCGAGGGCAGCGACGAGGACGGGTGTGGCGAGCACCGCCACGAGGGCGTACTCGGCGAAGCTGACGGGGTCCCCCTGGACCCGGATCTGGGTGAGCACCCACGCGACGCCCATCGCGAGCACGAAGGCGAGCGTGTCGCTCATCGCGACGGCGACCTTGCTGAGGTTGATCTCGCGCGTCCGACGCACCGCGCGGACCGCGGAGTCGTCGGCGTCGAGGGGCTGGAGGTGCCGCAGGCGGTCGGCGACGAGGGCGGTCGAGATCGCCTCGCCCTCACTCACCGTGTCGATGGAGGATGCGCTCGAAGGCATGGAGGTCTCCGCTGGTCCGATGGGGGAGCCAGACCGCGGTGCCCGTTCGTCGCGCGCCCGCTGTCGACTTCTCTGCGTGACCATACTCCGTCTGATGTGATCTGGAAACCGCAAAGAGTGACGAATCGGTAGGTCGAATGGCTCATCTTGTGGCACCGCGCGCTCCTCACCACACACAGAGTGGCCCGTCGAGGTCACGCAGTGAGGTCAGGACCCCCTGACCTGCGCAGCCCCTCGACGCAACACGAGCGCTGAGCGCGGTCGGTGATACGCGCTCAGGGCGCGAGGACGGCACGGGCGACCAGGTCCATCCCGAACGCGGTGAGGATGGCCAGGTAGAGCAGCCCGGTCGCTGCCATCACCGCCGAGTACTGCCGCTCGCGGAGCGCCGCACGGGTGACGCCGACGAGGACGATCGTCGTGACCGTGCAGGCCACCCAGAACCAGCCGAGGAGCCCGCCGTAGCCGTCGTCGATCTCGCCGGACAGCACCGACGCCATGCCGGTCGGCCACAGCATCGCTGCGAGGTGGAACGGCCAGATCGCGCCCGTCCACCGCACCAGCTCGAGCAGCGGGCCACGAGCCAGCCCCGGCTGCACGAGGTACCAGTGGCCGAGCAGCATCGCGTCGGACACCGCACCGAGGAACGCCGCACCCACCACGATCCGTGCGATCGACAGCGCGACGGGCTCGCCCGCCGCGACCCCGCCGGCGACGAGGCCGACGAGACCGATCGCCGGCGCGACGAGATCGAGCACCGGGGGGAACTCGGCGGCCTCGTCGTCCTTCTCCGCCACCGCCCGGTCGATGCCGGTCATGGCCGCCACCCGCTCGCTCCGGCGCTCGGCGAGCTGCCGTTGACCGGCGACACCGGCCCGGCGTCGCGCGACCGACACCGCGAGGGCGACACTGGCTGCGGCGACGACACCGAGCGACGCCACGTCGCGCACCGGTGCGTCCTCGCCGTAGCGCCAGCCCAGCCACGCGGCCAGCAGCGCCATCAGCCCGTAGGTGCCGCGCAGCAGCCACCCGTAGCCGAGGCCGACCTCACGGCGGCGCGTCGTGAGCCACAGGAAGAAGAGCCCACCGGTCGCCCACTGGAGGCAGACGGTGGCGGCGTCGAGGGTCACGGGGCGACGTCAGGCATCGACGACGGCGAGGCCGTGGTCGGCCTCGTTGAGCGCCAGCGGCCCCTCGGTGGTGGCCACGACGATGTCCTCGATGCGGGCTCCCCACCGACCGGCGACGTAGATGCCGGGTTCGATGGAGAAGGCGTTGCCGGCGACGAGCGGCTCCCGGTTGCCCTCGACCAGGTACGGCTCCTCGTGCTCCTCGGTGCCGATGCCGTGGCCGAGGCGGTGGATGAAGAGCCCGTCGAACCCGCCCTCGGCGATGCGCTCGCGGGCCACCGCGTCGACCTCCTCGGCCGGCCGACCCACCGTGGCGGCGACGACGGCGCGCTGCTGGGCGTCCTGGAGCACGCCGTAGAGCTCGGCGAACTCGGCCGGCGGCTCGCCCGTGTAGACGCAGCGCGTGATGTCCGAGCAGTAGCCGACGCCCGAGCCGGCCAGGGGGAACGTGCCGCCGAAGTCGCACAGCACGACCTCACCCGGCTGGATGACCCGGTCGCCGGGGTGGTGGTGCGGGCTCGCGGCGTGCTCCCCCGCCGCGACGATCGCGAAGTTCGTGCGCTCGTGCCCCTCGGCCACGATGCGCCGGGACAGCTCGGCGGAGACGTCGGCCTCGGTGCGCCCGATCAGCGGGATCCCACCGGACTGCAGCTCGGCGGCGATGCGGTCGACCGCAGCCGCCGCCTCGCGGAGGCTGGCCACCTCGGCGGCGTCCTTCACGGCGCGCAGGGGGCCGACGACGTCGTTGGCCCGCCGCCACCGCACCCCGGGCAGGACCGCCAGCAGGTCGACGAGGAAGCGGGCCCAGGTCTGGTCGCCGATGGCGACCTCCCTCGCCGCACCGACCGCCTCGGCGACGAGGCGGACAGGGTCGGTGGTCTCGTCCCACCCGACCACGGTGAAGACGTCCGGGCGCTCGACGACGCGCGGCACCTCGAGGCGGGGGACGAACATCGTGGCGTCGGCGTCGACGGGGACGACCAGCATGGTGAGCCGCTCGAGGGGCATGGCGCGGTACCCGGTGAGCCACGGCAGGTCGGCGCCGACCGACAGGAGGGTCACGTCGATGCCCCGGTCGCGCATGGACGCCCGGACGCGATCGAGCCGGGCGGCGAACGTGCGGTCGTGGTCGTCGGCCATCGTCCCAGGGTACCGACACGGCGCGACCCGGCCCGCCGCCCGGGTGGGGTGTGACCGATGAGACCGGCCCATTCGGCCCCTTTCCGGCCTGGAGCCTCACGTCGATCGGGGGAGCGCCGATGGCGCCACCGTGGGTCAGACCGTCGAGATGAGGCGCTGGCACCCCCGGGTGGGGGTGATCCTGCTCGCGATCGCCGCCATGCCGCTGGCCGGCGTCGCGGCGCTCGCGTACCAGCAGGTGCGCCAGGTGGGCAGCTACCAGGAGGACGTGTCCTCGCTGACCGGTGCCATCGAGGACCTGACCTCGGCCCTCCAGATCGACAGCGCCGTCGCCGAGGAGAAGTACTGGTCCTACGCGACGGTGGCGCTCGAGGACATCGGCATCCCCCGCCAGCTGGTCGTCGACCTCGTCGGGTTGGATCCGTGGAGCGCGGTCGACGAGTCGGCGGCCCGCGTCGACGCGCTCGTCGATCGCTCCCGCTTCGCCGACCTCGCCCCGATGCTCCAGTCGGCGCGATCCATCGACGATCCGGTCGCCACCGAGCTCGAGGACGCCTACGAGCTCGTCACCGACCGGGTGCGAGCCCATCGGGAGCAGGCGACGGCGCGTCTCGTCGACCTCCCCAGCGCCCCCGACCTCTCCCGCGGCGTCCGCACGCTGCGCCTCGCGGCCGACATGCGCGACGACGCCGCCACGCAGCTCGGTGCCTTCTTCGCGCTCCGCTTCGACTCGAACTCCGGATCGGTCGAGGCCCTCCGCCAGCTCGTCGCGCGGGACGACCGCTACCGCGCCACGCGCCGGCAGCTGTCCGGCACGGTGACGGCCGGAAGCCGTGCCGCCGACGTGCTCGCCGAGATGGACGAGGATCCCGACGTGGCCCAGTTCCTGCGGGAGGTGCGCGCCGCGGTCGACACCACCGTCGAGAGCGGCGCCGGGCAGACGTCCGCGCTCAGCCCGGAGATCGTGGTCGGCGACGCCACCACGCTCGCCGACAGCTTCCTCAGCGCCCACTCGGCGACCGGTACGCACATGCGCCTCGTGGACGCCGCGGCGACCGACGTCGAAGGTCTGGCCGCGGAGCTGGACGCCGATGCCGCGGCGGCGCGACGCAACGCGCTGGCGTTCGTGGCGATCGTGTCGTGCCTCGCCATCGCCGGCGTGGTCGTCGCCGGCCGGGCCATCGTCGTCCCGCTCCGCCGGCTGTCCGCGGCCGCCGAGGCCATGCGGGAGGGCAGCCTCGACCACCACGTCGCCGAGACCGGCCCGCAGGAGCTGCGCGGCACGGCACGGGCGATGAACGAAGCCGTCGCTCAGCTCCACCTCGCCGAGCGCCAGGCGCTGGCCCTGGCCCAGGGCGACCTCGACGACCCCATCCTCGAGCTGTCGGCGCCCGGCGCGCTCGGCCAGTCGCTGCGCGACGCCGTCGCGCACCTGACCACGTCGCTCAACGAACGTGAGGACTTCCGCCGCCGGCTCGCCCACGAGGCCGCCCACGATCCGCTCACGGGCCTCCCCAACCGCACCGCCTCGCTCGCCCACCTCAAGCGCGCCCTCGGGCGCGCCCAGCGGACCGGCGACCACCTCGCGGTGCTCTTCGTCGACCTCGACGGCTTCAAGCAGGTCAACGAGCTCCACGGGCACGGCGCCGGCGACCGGGTGCTCGTCCAGGTCGCCCAACGTCTCTCCGACACCGTGCGCCAGAGCGACGTCGTCGGCCGCCTCGGCGCCGACGAGTTCATCGTGGTCGCCGAGCCGATCGGCCACGAGGACGAGGCAGCCCAGCTCGCCGCTCGCCTCCTCCGCGAGATCGAGGAGCCGATCCGTCAGGGTGGCCGGACGATCGGGGTGAGCGCCACGATCGGCATCACGACCGACGGGGGCTCGAGCGATCCCGACAGCCTCATCCGCGAGGCCGACGCCGCGGTCGTCGAGGCCAAGCGCTCCGGCGGCGGCCGGACCCGCTTCTGCGACGACGCGCTCCGCACCGGGCTCGCCTCGCGCAGCGCCGTCGAGCGCGGCCTGGCGCGTGCCATCGAGGAGGACCACCTCGTCCTCTACGTGCAGCACATCGTCGACGCCAGGACCGAGGAGCTGGCGGCGTTCGAGGCACTCGTGCGGTGGATCGACCCCGGGCGGGGCCTCGTCCCGCCCGACGAGTTCATCCCGGTCGCCGAGGCGAGCGACCTCATCGTCGCCCTCGACCGGTGGGTCCTCCGCAACGCCGTCGACAACCTGGCCCGGTGGAGCGCCGAGCACCCCGCCTCGGCCGTGCCGCTCTCGGTCAACGTCTCGGGCCGCCACCTCGCCCACCCGCAGCTCGTCGAGCACGTGCTGGAGCCGCTCCGGCGCCACGGCGTCGACCCGCGACGCCTCACGGTGGAGGTCACCGAGACCGCCCTGCTCGACGACCTCGCCAGCGCCGCCACGCACCTCAGCGCGCTCCGCGAGGTCGGCGTCCGCATCGCGATCGACGACTTCGGCACCGGCTACACGTCGCTCGCCCACCTGCGCGCCCTGCCGGTCGACATCTTGAAGATCGACCGCTCCTTCGTGGCCAACCTGCGCCACGACGACGAGCGGACGCTCATCCGCATGATCGTCGAGCTCGGCCACCTGTTCGGCCTCGAGGTCGTCGCCGAGGGCGTCGAGACGGCGACCGACGCGCGCGAGCTGCTCCTCCTCGGCGTCGACGCCCTCCAGGGCTTCCACTTCTCCCGCCCCCACCCCATCGCCGACGTGGGCGGGAGCGAGACGCGGGTGGTCGCTCAGCCCGTGCGCTGAGGCGCCACCTGTAGACCCGCCGCAGCTGCCGCGACCTTGGCGTGGTGGCTCGACCGGGTGAGAGGTGCCGCCTCGACGTGGGCGAGGCCGAGCTGGCGGCCGACGGCCGCGAGGTCGTCGAGCTCCTCGGGGGCCCACCACCGGGCGACGGGCAGGTGCGCCGCGGTCGGCCGCAGGTACTGGCCGGCGGTGACGACGTCGACCCCGATCGCCGCCAGGTCGGCGAGGGTGGCGTGGACCTCCTCGGTGGTCTCGCCCATGCCGAGGACCAGGCCCGACTTGGTGGTGAGGCCCGCGTCCTTCGCCCGTGACAGCACCGCGAGGCTGCGGGCGTAGGAGGCCGACGGGCGGGCGACGCGCTGCAGGCGCGGGACGGTCTCGACGTTGTGGTTGAGCACGTCCGGGCCGGCATCGAAGATCGTGGCCAGCGACGCCGGGTCGCCCTTGCAGTCCGAGATGAGCACCTCGATCGTCGTGCCGGGTCGGCGGCGACGGATCGCCGCGATGGTGGCGGCGAACTGCCCGGCGCCGCCGTCATCGAGGTCGTCGCGGGCGACCGTGGTGACGACCGCGTAGTCGAGGCCCATGCGGGCGACGGCGTCGGCGACGCGCTCGGGCTCGTCGGGGTCGGGCGGCGCCGGCTTGCGGGTGTCGACCAGGCAGAACCCGCAGGCGCGGGTGCAGCGCTCGCCGTTGATCATGAACGTGGCCGTGCCGTCGGACCAGCACTCGTAGATGTTCGGGCAGCCGGCCTCCTCGCACACGGTGACGAGGTCGAGCTCGCGCATCGTGGAGCGCAGCCGGTTGTAGCCGGGGCTCGGGGTGACCTTGGCCCGCATCCACTCGGGCTTGCGCTCGCGGAGGGACACCGCCTGGGTGACCCCGGCCTCGGCGAGGCGGCCACGCAGCCGCACCGACGTCTCGGCCGCTGCGGCCTCCGGGGCGGCCTCGCCCCGGCTGAACGGGGCGAGGTCCTCGGGACGCTCGCGCCAGACGACGTCGGCGCGCTCCCACGAGCCGGGGCCGTGCCCCCACCGCTCGACCGCGAGGGGGACGAGGGTGTCGACCACCGTCCGCATGTCGACGTCGATGCCCTCGGCCGCGAGCGAGGTGACCTCCTTGTCGGAGATCCCGCACGGGACGATGTGATCGAACATGCCCATGTCGGGCGCGACGTTGATGGCGAAGCCATGCATCGAGCGGCCCCGACTGAGCCGGACGCCGATGGCCGCGATCTTGCGCGGGCGGTCGGACCCCGGCGCGACCCAGACGCCGGGGTACTCACGAAGGCGGCCGACGTCGGCGAGACCCAGTGCGGTGAGGGTGTCGATGACGAGCTGCTCGACGCCGTGGACGTAGGCGGCGGTGTCGGCCATGCCGCCGCCGCGCACGCCGGGGACGGTGAGGATCGGGTAGCCGACCAGCTGGCCCGGGCCGTGGTAGGTGACGTCGCCACCACGGTCGACCTCGACGACCTCCGCTCCCACGGACGCCGGGTCGACCAGCACGTTGCTGCGGTCGGCCCGGACGCCGAGCGTGTAGACGTGGGGGTGCTCGAGCAGCAGGAGGTGGTCGTCCGAGGACCGCGCGAACAGCGCCCGCTGGAGGGCGTGCGCGTCCCGGTAGGCGGTCCGCCCCAGCCAGCGGACCCGGAGCACTAGAGCTCGGCCTCCCAGTCGCGGGTCTCGATGTTCTCGCGGAGCCGGTCGAGGAACGCCGCGACGTAGGCCCCGTCGAAGGCCCGGTGGTCCCACGCCAGGGCGAGGATGCCGACCGAGTGGATCGCGATCGACTCCGACCCGTGCTCGTCGGTGACGACGACCGGCTTCCGGCGGATGCCGTCGGTGGAGAGGATGGCGACCTGGGGCTGGTTGATGACCGGGAACTGCATGAACGTGCCGTACTGGCCCGGGTTGGTGATCGTGATCGTGCCGCCGGCGAGCTCGTCGGGCGACAGCTGCTTGGAGCGGGCCCGTCGGGCGAGGTCGACGACCT
This portion of the Actinomarinicola tropica genome encodes:
- the lipA gene encoding lipoyl synthase, whose protein sequence is MLRVRWLGRTAYRDAHALQRALFARSSDDHLLLLEHPHVYTLGVRADRSNVLVDPASVGAEVVEVDRGGDVTYHGPGQLVGYPILTVPGVRGGGMADTAAYVHGVEQLVIDTLTALGLADVGRLREYPGVWVAPGSDRPRKIAAIGVRLSRGRSMHGFAINVAPDMGMFDHIVPCGISDKEVTSLAAEGIDVDMRTVVDTLVPLAVERWGHGPGSWERADVVWRERPEDLAPFSRGEAAPEAAAAETSVRLRGRLAEAGVTQAVSLRERKPEWMRAKVTPSPGYNRLRSTMRELDLVTVCEEAGCPNIYECWSDGTATFMINGERCTRACGFCLVDTRKPAPPDPDEPERVADAVARMGLDYAVVTTVARDDLDDGGAGQFAATIAAIRRRRPGTTIEVLISDCKGDPASLATIFDAGPDVLNHNVETVPRLQRVARPSASYARSLAVLSRAKDAGLTTKSGLVLGMGETTEEVHATLADLAAIGVDVVTAGQYLRPTAAHLPVARWWAPEELDDLAAVGRQLGLAHVEAAPLTRSSHHAKVAAAAAGLQVAPQRTG
- a CDS encoding putative bifunctional diguanylate cyclase/phosphodiesterase, whose protein sequence is MGQTVEMRRWHPRVGVILLAIAAMPLAGVAALAYQQVRQVGSYQEDVSSLTGAIEDLTSALQIDSAVAEEKYWSYATVALEDIGIPRQLVVDLVGLDPWSAVDESAARVDALVDRSRFADLAPMLQSARSIDDPVATELEDAYELVTDRVRAHREQATARLVDLPSAPDLSRGVRTLRLAADMRDDAATQLGAFFALRFDSNSGSVEALRQLVARDDRYRATRRQLSGTVTAGSRAADVLAEMDEDPDVAQFLREVRAAVDTTVESGAGQTSALSPEIVVGDATTLADSFLSAHSATGTHMRLVDAAATDVEGLAAELDADAAAARRNALAFVAIVSCLAIAGVVVAGRAIVVPLRRLSAAAEAMREGSLDHHVAETGPQELRGTARAMNEAVAQLHLAERQALALAQGDLDDPILELSAPGALGQSLRDAVAHLTTSLNEREDFRRRLAHEAAHDPLTGLPNRTASLAHLKRALGRAQRTGDHLAVLFVDLDGFKQVNELHGHGAGDRVLVQVAQRLSDTVRQSDVVGRLGADEFIVVAEPIGHEDEAAQLAARLLREIEEPIRQGGRTIGVSATIGITTDGGSSDPDSLIREADAAVVEAKRSGGGRTRFCDDALRTGLASRSAVERGLARAIEEDHLVLYVQHIVDARTEELAAFEALVRWIDPGRGLVPPDEFIPVAEASDLIVALDRWVLRNAVDNLARWSAEHPASAVPLSVNVSGRHLAHPQLVEHVLEPLRRHGVDPRRLTVEVTETALLDDLASAATHLSALREVGVRIAIDDFGTGYTSLAHLRALPVDILKIDRSFVANLRHDDERTLIRMIVELGHLFGLEVVAEGVETATDARELLLLGVDALQGFHFSRPHPIADVGGSETRVVAQPVR
- a CDS encoding sugar transferase, with protein sequence MPSSASSIDTVSEGEAISTALVADRLRHLQPLDADDSAVRAVRRTREINLSKVAVAMSDTLAFVLAMGVAWVLTQIRVQGDPVSFAEYALVAVLATPVLVAALASRRLYQARFVTRRSDEFRRLADGLLLTVVGMVMIAFLLKVPVSRTWVVVALVISIPALWFEREVVRQFFRRRRVTGRSTRRVVVVGNNGEAAAVVAMLEADRSLGYEVLAVVDGEVHGAPEDPSQPLDLVARTVNAVRENSATGVVVTATAMDLRTSNRLIRVLTHAGLHVELTSALSDVETSRISVRPLGRYPVLYIEPVLPYGWRPIAKRCFDVVVASTALVLLAVPMAVVAALVKITSPGPVLFRQRRLGRGGEFFEVLKFRSMVPDAEARLIDLRESNEADGPLFKMTDDPRVTRIGRFIRRTSIDELPQLWNVIRGEMSLVGPRPALANEAQDWSPELFNRLRVRPGITGMWQVSGRSDTGFDEYTRLDLYYVDNWSLLVDIGIVLRTIPSVLAARGAR
- a CDS encoding M24 family metallopeptidase, coding for MADDHDRTFAARLDRVRASMRDRGIDVTLLSVGADLPWLTGYRAMPLERLTMLVVPVDADATMFVPRLEVPRVVERPDVFTVVGWDETTDPVRLVAEAVGAAREVAIGDQTWARFLVDLLAVLPGVRWRRANDVVGPLRAVKDAAEVASLREAAAAVDRIAAELQSGGIPLIGRTEADVSAELSRRIVAEGHERTNFAIVAAGEHAASPHHHPGDRVIQPGEVVLCDFGGTFPLAGSGVGYCSDITRCVYTGEPPAEFAELYGVLQDAQQRAVVAATVGRPAEEVDAVARERIAEGGFDGLFIHRLGHGIGTEEHEEPYLVEGNREPLVAGNAFSIEPGIYVAGRWGARIEDIVVATTEGPLALNEADHGLAVVDA